One Tolypothrix bouteillei VB521301 DNA window includes the following coding sequences:
- a CDS encoding Sec-independent protein translocase subunit TatA/TatB, whose translation MFGLGWPEIAIIGLVAIVIFGPKKIPELGSALGKTLRGFKEELNKPSEDSDREQEKQ comes from the coding sequence ATGTTTGGATTGGGATGGCCAGAAATCGCAATTATTGGTCTGGTTGCTATTGTCATTTTCGGACCGAAAAAAATTCCAGAGCTGGGTAGCGCACTGGGAAAAACTCTTCGAGGTTTTAAGGAAGAACTGAACAAGCCGAGTGAAGATAGCGATCGCGAACAAGAAAAACAGTAG